A region from the Nitrospirota bacterium genome encodes:
- the moaC gene encoding cyclic pyranopterin monophosphate synthase MoaC, translating into MKRLTHFDEEGKAKMVDITEKPVSRREAIASGSITMKPETLQLIIDKKVPKGDVLCVAKVAGIMAAKKTSELIPMCHPLNITSINIDFHIKIRQNKIDIEAKVKCEGQTGVEMEALTAVSVAALTIYDMCKAVDKDMQISDIILKEKRGGKSGVYKRR; encoded by the coding sequence ATGAAAAGACTTACTCATTTTGACGAAGAGGGAAAGGCAAAAATGGTTGACATTACTGAAAAGCCTGTTTCCAGAAGAGAAGCAATTGCAAGTGGTTCTATTACAATGAAACCAGAAACTTTACAATTGATTATTGATAAGAAAGTTCCAAAAGGAGATGTGTTATGTGTAGCAAAGGTTGCAGGCATAATGGCAGCGAAAAAAACAAGTGAGCTTATTCCAATGTGTCATCCTTTAAATATAACCTCAATAAATATAGATTTTCATATTAAAATCAGACAGAATAAGATAGATATAGAAGCAAAAGTGAAATGTGAAGGTCAAACAGGTGTTGAGATGGAAGCCTTGACAGCAGTATCAGTTGCAGCTCTGACAATTTATGATATGTGCAAAGCAGTTGATAAAGATATGCAAATTTCTGATATCATACTAAAAGAAAAACGCGGCGGCAAAAGTGGTGTTTATAAAAGAAGATAA
- the amrB gene encoding AmmeMemoRadiSam system protein B, with protein sequence MKRLPAVAGQFYYGTPSKLKQQVENYIDKNTKKEKVIGVVSPHAGLIYSGHVAGAVYSSIDFPETLVLIGPNHTGIGPRISMMAKGEWEIPTGTFSIDEKISHRISINTPIVEKDIQAHMFEHSLEVQLPFIGFFSQDVKIVPILILSALLEECKILGEGIAKAVTEANYSVVVVASSDMSHYVPDKVARNKDEKAIQKILSLDPEGLYETVLKERISMCGYLPVVSMIFAAKALGARSARLIKYATSAEISGDYDHVVGYAGIVLR encoded by the coding sequence TTGAAGAGACTACCAGCTGTTGCAGGACAATTTTATTATGGTACCCCTTCCAAACTGAAACAGCAGGTAGAGAATTATATAGATAAAAATACTAAGAAAGAAAAAGTCATCGGAGTGGTGTCCCCTCATGCTGGATTAATTTATTCAGGACATGTTGCAGGTGCTGTTTATTCATCAATAGACTTCCCGGAGACCCTTGTATTAATCGGTCCTAATCACACAGGCATTGGTCCAAGAATATCCATGATGGCAAAAGGAGAATGGGAAATCCCAACAGGAACTTTTAGTATAGATGAGAAAATTTCTCACAGAATCTCCATTAATACTCCTATAGTAGAGAAAGATATACAGGCACATATGTTCGAACATTCCCTTGAAGTGCAATTGCCATTTATAGGGTTTTTTTCGCAAGATGTAAAGATCGTTCCTATCCTTATATTATCAGCTTTGTTAGAAGAATGTAAAATACTCGGTGAAGGAATTGCTAAAGCAGTTACAGAAGCTAATTATTCTGTTGTAGTTGTTGCAAGTTCTGATATGAGTCATTATGTACCGGACAAAGTTGCTAGAAATAAAGATGAAAAAGCAATACAGAAAATATTATCTCTTGATCCTGAAGGTCTCTATGAGACTGTTTTAAAAGAGAGGATATCAATGTGTGGTTATCTGCCAGTTGTATCAATGATTTTCGCAGCAAAGGCGTTAGGTGCTCGTTCTGCACGCCTTATAAAATATGCTACGTCAGCTGAAATAAGTGGAGATTATGATCATGTTGTAGGTTATGCAGGGATTGTCTTGAGATGA
- a CDS encoding PilZ domain-containing protein, whose amino-acid sequence MTKGTEGRRQQRYDVEGVTGNILYTSDLEVINISIDGAAIETTKRLDLNREYTFKVQLKDKNLNLRGRVVWAVLISKEKKGSKTLIPVYRAGIKFTDTLSEKANQLIKFIEENRIKKIESRLGGVRFQITDSEKVKIDYPQKYKVKKLSLSGMLIETEFPLKKDAQHQIELYLNEDVIIADCRVVNCEKFESQEPSVYRYNIGIEFLNIPHEDKKKLKLFLESISLD is encoded by the coding sequence ATGACGAAGGGTACTGAAGGGAGGAGACAACAAAGATATGATGTTGAAGGTGTTACAGGAAATATTCTTTATACTTCTGATCTCGAGGTCATAAATATAAGTATAGACGGAGCAGCTATAGAAACGACCAAGAGACTTGATCTCAACAGGGAGTACACATTCAAAGTGCAACTTAAAGATAAGAATCTGAATTTAAGGGGGCGGGTAGTATGGGCGGTTCTTATTTCTAAGGAAAAAAAGGGGTCAAAGACTTTGATTCCCGTATATCGAGCAGGCATTAAATTTACTGATACATTAAGTGAGAAAGCAAATCAGTTAATAAAATTCATAGAGGAAAACAGGATAAAGAAAATAGAAAGCAGGTTGGGCGGAGTCAGATTTCAGATTACTGATAGCGAAAAAGTGAAAATAGATTATCCCCAAAAATATAAAGTAAAAAAGCTAAGTCTTTCAGGAATGCTTATCGAGACAGAATTTCCATTAAAAAAAGATGCTCAGCATCAAATAGAGCTTTATTTAAATGAGGATGTTATAATTGCAGACTGTAGGGTTGTTAATTGTGAAAAATTTGAGTCACAAGAACCTTCGGTATACAGATATAATATAGGTATAGAATTTTTAAATATACCTCATGAAGATAAGAAAAAATTAAAACTTTTTCTCGAATCCATCAGTTTAGACTAA